A genomic segment from Burkholderia plantarii encodes:
- a CDS encoding DHA2 family efflux MFS transporter permease subunit produces the protein MTDTRVDRRPTTDFLPYLVAATFFMEYLDTTVIATALPQMAKSFGVGPNALSLGMTAYMLALAVFIPISGWIADRFGSRTVFGSAIAIFTIASVLCGLSNGVGTFTAARLLQGVGGAMMVPVGRMIVVRSTDKAKLMRAIATITWPGIVAPVVGPPVGGFITTYASWRWIFLLNVPLGIAAFVCVLLLVKNERAEQARPLDWLGFVLSGVTLTCMLCGTEAAGQQDAHFMEAFGLIAAAIVFGAAALWHARRTPHPLLDFTTLKVPTFSVTVFTGSITRVAINAVPYLQPLLFQVGFGMSPFQSGLLLLASATGNLGMKALTSWILDRFGFRRVALVDVTIAGVATIACGWLTASTPLVITLFVVFVYGLSRSMQFSTLATLAFADIPPQQTSAASTLSSAAQQMTIGMGIAFGAMSLRLASMLRGDTTGTHYVLADFRWAFLAAGVLALLTLPGYARLAANAGDRLRASVSKG, from the coding sequence ATGACCGACACTCGCGTCGATCGCCGTCCGACGACGGATTTCCTCCCGTATCTCGTGGCCGCGACGTTCTTCATGGAATATCTCGACACGACGGTCATCGCGACCGCGCTGCCGCAGATGGCGAAATCGTTCGGCGTCGGCCCGAACGCGCTGAGCCTCGGCATGACCGCCTACATGCTCGCGCTCGCGGTGTTCATCCCGATCAGCGGCTGGATTGCCGACCGCTTCGGCTCGCGTACCGTGTTCGGTTCGGCGATCGCGATCTTCACGATCGCCTCCGTGCTGTGCGGGCTGTCGAACGGCGTCGGGACGTTCACCGCCGCGCGGCTGCTGCAGGGCGTGGGTGGCGCGATGATGGTGCCGGTCGGCCGGATGATCGTGGTGCGCAGCACCGACAAGGCGAAGCTGATGCGTGCGATCGCGACGATCACCTGGCCCGGCATCGTGGCGCCGGTGGTCGGGCCGCCCGTCGGCGGCTTCATCACGACCTACGCCTCGTGGCGCTGGATCTTCCTGCTCAACGTGCCGCTCGGCATCGCCGCGTTCGTCTGCGTGCTGCTGCTGGTGAAGAACGAGCGCGCCGAGCAGGCACGCCCGCTCGATTGGCTCGGATTCGTGTTGTCGGGCGTAACGCTGACCTGCATGCTGTGCGGCACTGAAGCGGCCGGGCAACAGGATGCGCATTTCATGGAGGCGTTCGGGCTGATCGCGGCGGCGATCGTGTTCGGCGCCGCGGCGCTCTGGCATGCGCGACGCACGCCGCATCCGCTGCTCGACTTCACGACGCTGAAGGTGCCGACATTCTCGGTCACGGTGTTTACCGGCTCGATCACGCGCGTGGCGATCAACGCGGTGCCATACCTGCAGCCGCTGCTGTTCCAGGTCGGCTTCGGCATGTCGCCGTTCCAGTCCGGGCTGCTGCTGCTCGCGAGCGCGACCGGCAACCTCGGGATGAAGGCGCTGACCTCGTGGATCCTCGATCGCTTCGGGTTCCGCCGCGTCGCGCTCGTCGACGTGACGATCGCCGGCGTGGCGACGATCGCATGCGGCTGGCTCACCGCCTCGACGCCGCTCGTGATCACCTTGTTCGTGGTGTTCGTCTACGGGCTGTCGCGCTCGATGCAGTTCTCGACATTGGCCACGCTCGCGTTCGCCGACATCCCGCCGCAGCAGACCAGCGCCGCCAGCACGCTGTCGAGCGCGGCGCAACAGATGACGATCGGCATGGGCATCGCGTTCGGCGCGATGTCGCTGCGGCTCGCGTCGATGCTGCGCGGCGACACGACCGGCACGCACTACGTGCTGGCCGACTTCCGCTGGGCGTTTCTCGCGGCCGGCGTGCTGGCCTTGCTGACGCTGCCCGGCTATGCGCGGCTTGCCGCGAATGCCGGCGACCGGCTGCGCGCGAGCGTCTCGAAGGGCTGA
- a CDS encoding 2OG-Fe(II) oxygenase: protein MSPSPERRGAAPSSIPPSPWLDDADAFAGALVPAALDWPAIREALGRDGVAVVKRLLDPEACDVLIAAYDDEARYRSRIVMARHGFGSGEYRYYAYPLPPGLAALRRELYAPLAPIANDWNRAMGIGTRYPADHDAFVRRCNEAGQLRPTPLILRYREGDYNCLHQDLYGEHVFPLQVAVLLSRPGVDFTGGEFVLTEQRPRMQSRVEVVPLERGDAAIFAVHTRPVQGTRGVYRVNLRHGVSRLRSGHRHTLGVIFHDAR, encoded by the coding sequence ATGTCCCCCAGCCCCGAACGACGCGGTGCCGCGCCGTCGTCCATTCCGCCGTCCCCCTGGCTTGACGACGCCGATGCGTTCGCCGGCGCGCTCGTGCCGGCCGCGCTCGACTGGCCGGCCATCCGCGAGGCGCTCGGGCGTGACGGCGTGGCGGTGGTGAAGCGGCTGCTCGATCCCGAGGCCTGCGATGTGCTGATCGCCGCCTACGACGACGAGGCGCGCTATCGGAGCCGGATCGTGATGGCGCGCCACGGCTTCGGCAGCGGCGAATATCGCTATTACGCCTATCCGCTGCCGCCCGGGCTCGCCGCGCTGCGGCGCGAGCTGTATGCGCCGCTTGCGCCGATCGCGAACGACTGGAACCGCGCGATGGGCATCGGGACGCGCTATCCGGCCGATCACGACGCGTTCGTGCGCCGCTGCAATGAAGCCGGACAACTTCGGCCGACACCGCTGATCCTTCGTTACCGTGAGGGCGACTACAACTGCCTGCACCAGGATCTGTACGGCGAGCATGTGTTTCCGCTGCAGGTCGCCGTCCTGCTGTCACGGCCGGGCGTCGATTTCACGGGAGGAGAATTCGTGCTGACCGAGCAGCGGCCGCGCATGCAGTCGCGCGTGGAAGTCGTGCCGCTGGAGCGCGGCGATGCCGCGATCTTCGCCGTCCACACGAGGCCGGTTCAGGGCACGCGCGGGGTGTATCGCGTCAACCTGCGGCACGGCGTGAGCCGGTTGCGGTCGGGGCATCGGCATACGCTCGGCGTGATCTTTCACGACGCGCGGTGA
- a CDS encoding inorganic phosphate transporter has translation MNQSASPTADPGRSRQFGLVVFLVVLVAGGAYVLSHLMADLAPVGEHSVFPYVLLGIALLIALGFEFVNGFHDTANAVATVIYTHSLTPNVAVVWSGLWNFAGVLLSSGAVAFGILQLLPVELILQVGSAAGFAMVFALLIAAIVWNLATWYFGLPSSSSHTLIGSIIGVGVMNQLMHGASGTSGVDWSQALGVGKSLLFSPIVGFVLSGLLLLLLKGLVKVPQLYQEPPKDKTPPFWIRCLLILTCTGVSFAHGSNDGQKGMGLIMLILIGTVPTAYALNKAVTPAESQTFIAVAHQAAATFGKYTNGAAAPVNSRRVVETYVQTRQMTPDTVPAVQQLSNSLAAAVGSTGSIASTPQGDVDNLRNTMYLESEAIRLMDKAKQPAFSADDRAAINNYRAMLDHATKFIPTWVKVAVALALGLGTMVGWKRIVITVGEKIGKQHLTYGQGASAEVVAMVTIGAADMYGLPVSTTHVLSSGVAGTMAANGSGLQWSTVRSLVLAWVLTLPASIVLAGGLYWVFHALF, from the coding sequence ATGAACCAATCCGCGTCACCCACCGCAGATCCCGGCCGCTCACGGCAATTCGGCCTGGTGGTCTTCCTCGTCGTACTCGTCGCCGGCGGCGCGTATGTGCTCTCCCACCTGATGGCCGATCTCGCGCCGGTCGGCGAGCATTCGGTGTTCCCCTACGTGCTGCTCGGCATCGCGCTGCTGATCGCGCTCGGCTTCGAATTCGTCAACGGCTTCCACGACACGGCCAACGCGGTCGCCACCGTGATCTACACGCATTCGCTGACGCCGAACGTGGCCGTGGTCTGGTCCGGGCTCTGGAATTTCGCGGGCGTGCTGCTCTCGAGCGGTGCCGTCGCGTTCGGCATCCTGCAGTTGCTGCCCGTCGAGCTGATCCTGCAGGTCGGCAGCGCCGCCGGCTTCGCGATGGTGTTCGCGCTGCTGATCGCCGCGATCGTCTGGAACCTCGCGACCTGGTACTTCGGCCTGCCGTCATCGAGCTCGCACACGCTGATCGGCTCGATCATCGGCGTCGGCGTGATGAACCAGCTCATGCACGGCGCCTCGGGCACGAGCGGCGTGGACTGGAGCCAGGCGTTGGGCGTCGGCAAGTCCCTGCTGTTCTCGCCGATCGTCGGCTTCGTGCTCTCGGGCCTGTTGCTGCTCCTGCTCAAGGGGCTCGTGAAGGTGCCGCAGCTCTATCAGGAGCCGCCGAAGGACAAGACGCCGCCGTTCTGGATCCGCTGCCTGCTGATCCTGACCTGCACCGGCGTGTCGTTCGCGCACGGCTCGAACGACGGCCAGAAGGGCATGGGCCTCATCATGCTGATCCTGATCGGCACCGTTCCCACCGCCTACGCGCTGAACAAGGCGGTCACGCCGGCCGAATCGCAGACCTTCATCGCCGTCGCGCACCAGGCGGCCGCGACCTTCGGCAAGTACACCAACGGCGCCGCGGCGCCCGTCAACTCGCGCCGCGTGGTCGAGACCTACGTGCAGACGCGCCAGATGACGCCGGACACCGTACCCGCCGTGCAGCAGCTGTCGAACTCGCTCGCGGCCGCGGTCGGCTCGACCGGCTCGATCGCGAGCACCCCGCAGGGCGATGTCGACAACCTGCGCAACACCATGTACCTGGAGTCGGAAGCGATCCGCCTGATGGACAAGGCCAAGCAGCCGGCCTTCTCCGCCGACGATCGCGCCGCGATCAACAACTATCGCGCGATGCTCGATCACGCCACCAAGTTCATCCCGACCTGGGTCAAGGTCGCCGTGGCGCTCGCGCTCGGCCTCGGCACGATGGTCGGCTGGAAGCGGATCGTGATCACTGTCGGCGAGAAGATCGGCAAGCAGCATCTGACCTACGGCCAGGGCGCCTCGGCCGAAGTCGTCGCGATGGTCACGATCGGCGCGGCCGACATGTACGGGCTGCCGGTCTCGACCACGCACGTGCTGTCGTCGGGCGTGGCCGGCACGATGGCGGCCAACGGCTCGGGCCTGCAATGGTCGACCGTGCGCAGCCTGGTGCTGGCCTGGGTGCTGACGCTGCCGGCCTCGATCGTGCTGGCCGGCGGACTCTACTGGGTATTCCACGCGCTGTTCTGA
- a CDS encoding DMT family transporter yields the protein MQTSTQGWLNGFLGVVIFSGSLPATRIAVHGFDPVFLTLARAAIAGLVAIALLAAFRERRPARADLVPLAIVALGVVVGFPLLTALALRHITSAHAIVFVGLLPLATAAFGVLRGGERPRAAFWLFSSLGSAAVAAFALRDGLRASPLGDLLMLAAIVACGLGYAEGARLSRRLGGWQVISWALVLSLPVMLPLALAVRPASFATIEAPAWWSLAYVSLFSMLIGFVFWYRGLALGGIASVGQLQLLQPFFGLLLAAWLLHEPVPAAMVGVTTVVVGCVACARRFAGAPATRAAR from the coding sequence ATGCAGACCTCCACGCAAGGCTGGCTCAACGGTTTTCTCGGCGTCGTGATCTTCAGCGGCTCGCTGCCGGCCACGCGCATCGCCGTCCACGGTTTCGACCCGGTGTTCCTGACGCTCGCGCGCGCCGCGATCGCCGGGTTGGTGGCGATCGCGCTGCTGGCCGCGTTCCGCGAGCGGCGCCCGGCGCGCGCCGATCTGGTGCCGCTCGCGATCGTCGCGCTCGGCGTGGTGGTCGGCTTCCCGCTGCTGACGGCGCTGGCGCTGCGGCACATCACGTCGGCGCATGCGATCGTATTCGTCGGGTTGCTGCCGCTCGCCACCGCCGCGTTCGGCGTACTGCGCGGCGGCGAACGCCCGCGCGCCGCGTTCTGGCTGTTCTCTTCGCTCGGCAGCGCGGCCGTGGCGGCGTTCGCGCTGCGCGACGGCCTGCGCGCGTCACCGCTCGGCGACCTGCTGATGCTGGCCGCGATCGTCGCCTGCGGGCTCGGCTATGCGGAAGGCGCGCGGCTGTCGCGCCGGCTCGGCGGCTGGCAGGTGATCTCGTGGGCGCTAGTGCTGTCGCTGCCGGTGATGCTGCCGCTCGCCCTCGCGGTCCGGCCCGCCTCGTTCGCCACGATCGAAGCGCCGGCCTGGTGGAGCCTCGCCTACGTGTCGCTGTTCAGCATGCTGATCGGTTTCGTGTTCTGGTATCGCGGGCTCGCGCTCGGCGGCATCGCCAGCGTCGGCCAGCTTCAGCTGTTGCAGCCGTTCTTCGGGCTGCTGCTCGCCGCGTGGCTGCTGCACGAGCCGGTGCCGGCCGCGATGGTGGGCGTGACGACGGTCGTGGTCGGCTGCGTGGCCTGCGCGCGGCGCTTCGCGGGGGCACCGGCCACGCGCGCGGCGCGGTGA
- a CDS encoding PLP-dependent aminotransferase family protein, with translation MAALRARIAGRTLGPGARVPSIRAMAETCGVSKSTVVDAYDRLVADGTLAVRRGSGFFVAGHAPPFALAEVGPRLDRELDPLWLTRQSLESGGDALKPGCGWLPASWLPDDGLRRALRAVARDAQAELADYGAPRGLPALRQQLTWRLAQHGIDAPPDQILLTDGGTHALDLVCRLLLEPGDTVVVDDPCYFNFQALLRAHRVQLVGVRYTANGPDPAEFARVLAEHRPRLYVTNAAIHNPTGAALAPAVAHRVLTLAAEHDVLIVEDDIFADFETEPAPRLAAFDGLQRVISIGSFSKTLSAAVRCGYLAARREWIDPLIDLKLATTFGNGGLNPAVVHRLLVDGSYRRHLDGLRARLGDAMGETRRQLAAAGLAVRIRPRAGMFLWAELPAGLDAAVVARHALDDGVVLAPGNVFSVSRTAARYLRFNASQSNRPAVYAALRRAMERAAG, from the coding sequence ATGGCGGCGTTGCGCGCCCGGATCGCGGGCCGCACGCTCGGGCCGGGCGCGCGCGTGCCGTCGATCCGGGCCATGGCCGAGACCTGCGGCGTGTCGAAATCGACCGTGGTGGATGCCTACGACCGGCTCGTCGCCGACGGCACGCTGGCCGTGCGGCGCGGCTCGGGCTTCTTCGTGGCGGGCCACGCGCCGCCGTTCGCGCTCGCCGAGGTCGGCCCGCGCCTCGACCGCGAACTCGATCCGCTGTGGCTCACGCGCCAGTCGCTCGAAAGCGGCGGCGACGCGCTGAAGCCCGGTTGCGGCTGGCTGCCCGCGTCGTGGCTGCCCGACGACGGTCTGCGCCGGGCGCTGCGCGCGGTCGCGCGCGACGCGCAGGCCGAGCTGGCCGACTACGGCGCGCCGCGCGGCCTGCCGGCGCTGCGCCAGCAGCTGACCTGGCGGCTCGCGCAGCACGGCATCGACGCGCCGCCCGACCAGATCCTGCTGACCGACGGCGGCACGCACGCGCTCGACCTCGTCTGCCGACTGCTGCTGGAGCCCGGCGACACGGTAGTGGTCGACGATCCCTGCTACTTCAATTTCCAGGCGCTGCTGCGCGCGCATCGCGTGCAGCTGGTGGGCGTGCGCTATACGGCGAACGGGCCGGACCCGGCCGAATTCGCGCGCGTGCTGGCCGAACACCGGCCGCGCCTGTACGTGACGAACGCGGCGATCCACAACCCGACCGGCGCGGCGCTCGCGCCGGCCGTCGCGCACCGCGTGCTGACGCTGGCCGCCGAGCACGACGTGCTGATCGTGGAGGACGACATCTTCGCGGACTTCGAAACCGAACCGGCGCCGCGGCTCGCCGCGTTCGACGGCCTGCAGCGCGTGATCTCGATCGGCAGCTTCTCGAAGACGCTGTCGGCGGCGGTGCGGTGCGGCTACCTCGCGGCGCGGCGCGAGTGGATCGATCCGTTGATCGACCTGAAGCTCGCGACCACCTTCGGCAACGGCGGGCTGAACCCGGCGGTGGTCCACCGGCTGCTGGTGGACGGCAGCTACCGGCGCCATCTCGACGGCCTGCGCGCGCGGCTCGGCGATGCGATGGGCGAGACGCGGCGGCAGCTGGCGGCGGCCGGGCTCGCGGTGCGGATCCGGCCGCGCGCCGGGATGTTCCTGTGGGCCGAACTGCCGGCGGGACTCGACGCGGCCGTGGTGGCGCGCCATGCGTTGGACGACGGCGTGGTGCTCGCGCCCGGCAACGTGTTCAGCGTCTCGCGCACGGCCGCGCGTTACCTGCGCTTCAACGCCTCGCAGAGCAACCGGCCGGCCGTCTACGCGGCGCTGCGGCGCGCGATGGAGCGCGCCGCCGGCTGA
- a CDS encoding MFS transporter, with product MSSTMPVRQPRRAALASFVGTTIEWYDFYSYATAAAIVFGPLFFPGENRLVSLLASFGSFAVGFLARPLGGVLFGHLGDRYGRKRSLLATLLLMACATVAIGLLPTYARAGAWAPVLLVLMRVLQGIAVGGEWGGAVLLAGEHAPAGRRTFFASFAQLGSASGLILSMLAFGAISALPKEDMMSWGWRLPFLASAVLLVVGFAIRASVSESPEFAEVKASGDTPANPVREALRQWPLLLLAIGANVYGIAGVYFSNIFMISYATQFLALDRSMVLHCMTIVAVLQFVVQLGAAWIAQRFGTTRVLLATAAWAAIVPFVMLPLVHAGTPLSITLGVGLATVAESGYYAVVAGFVSGIFAARIRYTAISISYQVCGALAGGLTPLVATLIAQRSAPHWWPLALQYAAAAVLSAICVVRIARRSDAGRLDRGVREPRDPHQARAMRGARAAATGG from the coding sequence ATGTCCAGCACGATGCCGGTCAGGCAACCCCGGCGGGCGGCGCTCGCGTCGTTCGTCGGCACCACCATCGAGTGGTACGACTTCTACAGCTACGCGACCGCCGCGGCGATCGTGTTCGGTCCGCTGTTCTTTCCCGGCGAAAACCGCCTCGTCAGCCTGCTCGCGTCGTTCGGGTCGTTCGCGGTCGGCTTTCTCGCGCGGCCGCTCGGCGGCGTGCTGTTCGGCCATCTCGGCGACCGCTACGGCCGCAAGCGCTCGCTGCTCGCCACGCTGCTGCTGATGGCCTGCGCGACCGTGGCGATCGGCCTGCTGCCCACCTACGCGCGGGCCGGCGCCTGGGCGCCCGTGCTGCTGGTGCTGATGCGCGTGCTGCAGGGCATCGCGGTGGGCGGCGAATGGGGCGGCGCCGTGCTGCTGGCCGGCGAGCACGCGCCGGCCGGGCGCCGCACGTTCTTCGCGTCGTTCGCGCAGCTGGGCAGCGCGAGCGGCCTGATCCTGTCGATGCTCGCGTTCGGCGCGATCAGCGCGCTGCCGAAGGAAGACATGATGAGCTGGGGCTGGCGGCTGCCGTTCCTCGCCAGCGCGGTGCTGCTGGTGGTGGGCTTCGCGATCCGCGCGAGCGTGTCCGAATCGCCGGAGTTCGCCGAGGTGAAGGCGAGCGGCGACACGCCCGCCAACCCGGTGCGCGAGGCGCTGCGCCAGTGGCCGCTGCTGCTGCTCGCGATCGGCGCGAACGTTTACGGGATCGCCGGCGTCTACTTCAGCAACATCTTCATGATCAGCTACGCCACGCAGTTCCTCGCGCTCGACCGCTCGATGGTGCTGCACTGCATGACGATCGTGGCGGTGCTGCAGTTCGTGGTGCAGCTCGGCGCGGCGTGGATCGCGCAGCGCTTCGGCACCACGCGCGTGCTGCTCGCCACGGCCGCCTGGGCCGCGATCGTGCCGTTCGTGATGCTGCCGCTCGTGCATGCCGGCACGCCGCTGTCGATCACGCTCGGCGTGGGCCTCGCGACCGTCGCCGAGTCGGGTTACTACGCGGTGGTGGCCGGCTTCGTCAGCGGCATCTTCGCGGCGCGGATCCGCTACACGGCGATCTCGATCTCGTATCAGGTCTGCGGCGCGCTGGCGGGCGGCCTCACGCCGCTCGTCGCGACGCTGATCGCGCAGCGCAGCGCGCCGCACTGGTGGCCGCTCGCGCTGCAGTACGCGGCGGCGGCCGTGCTATCGGCGATCTGCGTGGTGCGGATCGCGCGCCGCAGCGACGCCGGCCGCCTCGATCGCGGCGTGCGCGAGCCGCGTGATCCGCATCAGGCGCGCGCGATGCGCGGCGCCCGGGCCGCCGCGACGGGAGGCTGA